A stretch of DNA from Candidatus Bathyarchaeia archaeon:
AAGTGTAAGGACTTAATGACGAGGGGTGTGATTTTTGCAAGACCTGAAGACAACGTATTGAAGGTTAGCGAAATAATGGTTAGACACGCCATTTCCCAAATTCCAGTGATTGATGGACACAAGGTTGTTGGAACGATAACTGAAGAGAGCATCATTAGAAAACTGGGTTCAAACATTGCAAACGAGAAGGTTAAAAATGTGATGGATCCGCCACTGCCAATAGTTTCAGAAGAAACAAGCATCAGCGCTGTTCGCCCACTGCTCGAGAGGCGGCAAGGGGTCTTGGTGGCAAGGGGCAAAAAGGTTATTGGAATAATAACCCGTTCAGATCTCTTAAAGACCATTGGTTAGAGGCTAGCAAATGGCGTTGCGCGATTTTGACCACTACACTGCAAGTGTAATCTCAATTTTAAGGAAAGAAGCGCCAAAAGAAGCTATTATTATCCATCACGACGATGCTGATGGCTTGTGTTCCGCAGCAATAACTCAAAAGGCTCTGGAAAGGGAGGGAATAAAGACAAAGACTTTCTGTTTGGAGAAGGTCTACACAGAAGTGATTGAGGACGTACACTCAAAGTCTGGGCAAACGATTTTTTATGTGGATATAGGTTCATCGCATGCAGACCTAATATCCGAATACAATAAGGGACGAAACCTAACCATAATATTAGATCATCACGACCCGAAAATTTCCAGAGACCCAAAGGTTTTAGATTTAAACCTTGAAAATTTCG
This window harbors:
- a CDS encoding CBS domain-containing protein, which codes for MLRKLRVEAKLTQKKLAELVGVSQAHIAKIEQEKVDPRLSTVNKILKVLTEGKEVKCKDLMTRGVIFARPEDNVLKVSEIMVRHAISQIPVIDGHKVVGTITEESIIRKLGSNIANEKVKNVMDPPLPIVSEETSISAVRPLLERRQGVLVARGKKVIGIITRSDLLKTIG